Proteins encoded together in one Ferrovum sp. PN-J185 window:
- the ccmI gene encoding c-type cytochrome biogenesis protein CcmI yields the protein MISFIISAAVLILVIIGVLVWVARRQTQVNNNQQALNIAVYKDQLLELQAELDAGSISKEDFEQANSEIQRRLLEDTTDESAVKENKSDRRWVWGAVVLIPVLSVSIYMWRGHKEVFNPDNTPMSDQQISAMVEGLAAKLAKNPNDAKGWAMLAHSYMTLNRPIDAVNAFAHIESTMKDDPTLMADYAEALVASGVDKGFVHAQVLVTQVLKLEPGNPKGLYLHGGFLFAQNDYKGAEQSWKKLMPLIDPSSPDAKFVLDSINQARIKQHLAALTMNDFQGEEGPVTTPETLASSKDLKATSLSGEVSLDPKLKAQLTGQEIVFIFARATNGPRMPLAVLRVPVSQLPYHFELTKNMAMSPNFNLATVSEVTVEAKISKSGSATPSAGDLFGKSEPVKPGSSGIKLIINQVAQ from the coding sequence ATGATTTCTTTTATTATTTCTGCTGCTGTTCTCATACTCGTTATTATTGGTGTTTTAGTCTGGGTAGCTCGTCGCCAAACCCAAGTTAACAATAATCAGCAAGCTCTTAATATAGCCGTGTACAAAGATCAATTGCTTGAGTTACAGGCAGAACTTGATGCAGGGTCTATCTCTAAAGAAGACTTTGAGCAGGCCAATAGTGAAATACAACGACGTTTATTGGAAGATACCACTGACGAGTCTGCGGTGAAAGAAAACAAATCTGATCGTCGATGGGTGTGGGGTGCTGTAGTACTTATTCCAGTGTTAAGTGTATCAATTTATATGTGGCGCGGACATAAAGAAGTGTTTAATCCAGACAATACCCCAATGTCCGACCAACAAATCAGTGCCATGGTTGAAGGGTTAGCGGCAAAGTTGGCTAAGAACCCCAATGACGCTAAAGGATGGGCCATGCTGGCTCACTCCTACATGACACTCAATCGTCCCATTGATGCAGTAAATGCTTTTGCTCATATTGAAAGCACCATGAAGGATGATCCCACTCTGATGGCAGATTATGCAGAAGCCTTGGTTGCAAGTGGTGTTGATAAAGGCTTCGTGCATGCGCAGGTGTTGGTTACCCAGGTGTTAAAACTTGAACCAGGGAATCCTAAAGGATTGTATTTACATGGCGGATTTTTGTTTGCACAAAATGATTATAAAGGTGCTGAGCAGAGTTGGAAAAAACTCATGCCGTTGATTGATCCCTCATCGCCTGATGCCAAGTTTGTTTTGGATAGTATTAATCAAGCGCGGATAAAACAACACTTGGCTGCTTTAACAATGAACGATTTTCAAGGGGAGGAGGGGCCGGTAACCACTCCCGAGACATTGGCATCATCTAAAGATTTAAAGGCGACTTCTCTGAGTGGTGAAGTATCATTGGATCCTAAACTGAAAGCACAGTTAACCGGTCAAGAAATAGTCTTTATTTTTGCAAGAGCCACCAATGGACCACGTATGCCTTTGGCTGTTCTTCGTGTGCCAGTGTCTCAATTGCCTTATCATTTTGAACTGACTAAAAATATGGCTATGAGTCCTAATTTTAATTTGGCTACTGTAAGTGAAGTCACTGTAGAAGCAAAAATTAGTAAGTCAGGATCGGCTACTCCTTCTGCTGGTGATTTATTCGGTAAAAGCGAACCTGTGAAGCCAGGTAGTTCAGGGATTAAATTGATTATTAATCAAGTGGCTCAATAG
- the ccmD gene encoding heme exporter protein CcmD, producing the protein MHWNSLSEFFHMGGYGLYVWGSFGICTVAMIIEPIVLNARNQKIRRQVKRQGGQW; encoded by the coding sequence ATGCATTGGAATAGTCTGTCAGAGTTTTTTCATATGGGTGGTTATGGCCTCTATGTATGGGGGAGTTTTGGTATTTGTACCGTTGCTATGATCATTGAACCCATAGTACTTAATGCCCGTAATCAAAAAATAAGACGTCAAGTGAAACGTCAAGGAGGACAGTGGTGA
- a CDS encoding universal stress protein: MFQHILIPIDGSTLSHKALVGGIAMAKALNAKITIYTAVVEFLPMTEFAVETPQSVMEELEKEANKHLKVAQKEATTAGVPVNVIKTTEFSPYQGIINTAKAEKCDLILMASHGRRGLTGFLLGSETQKVLTHSEIPVLVYR, encoded by the coding sequence ATGTTTCAACATATTCTTATTCCCATTGATGGGTCTACCCTATCCCACAAAGCCTTAGTAGGAGGTATTGCTATGGCTAAAGCGCTCAATGCAAAAATTACCATTTATACGGCCGTAGTTGAGTTTTTACCTATGACTGAGTTTGCTGTGGAGACTCCGCAAAGCGTCATGGAAGAATTAGAAAAAGAAGCCAATAAACACCTTAAAGTAGCACAAAAAGAAGCTACAACTGCAGGAGTTCCTGTCAATGTAATTAAAACCACTGAATTCTCACCTTATCAAGGGATTATTAATACGGCAAAAGCCGAAAAATGCGATTTAATTTTAATGGCCTCTCACGGAAGACGTGGCCTAACAGGATTCTTGCTGGGCAGTGAAACACAAAAAGTTCTCACTCACTCAGAAATCCCTGTATTAGTTTACCGCTAA
- the ccmC gene encoding heme ABC transporter permease CcmC — MVNWFKYASPASFYPLAGKLIPFFTAITAILLAVGLWISFFVAPTDFQQGEGYRIIFVHVPASWMSMFIYCVMAFWSALGFILNTRLSGMMTQALAPTGAMFAFLSLVTGSLWGKPMWGTWWVWDARLTSQLILFFLYLGFLALTSAIDDPRRRDKAGAILSLVGVVNIPIIYFSVIWWNTLHQGATVSMTKAPTMAHTMLMGMLIMALAFWGYTIAIVLKRVRCIILEREIASEWVKKNALE; from the coding sequence ATGGTTAATTGGTTTAAATACGCCTCACCGGCTAGTTTTTATCCACTTGCAGGAAAGCTGATTCCTTTTTTTACAGCTATTACTGCTATTTTGTTGGCTGTAGGTCTATGGATTAGTTTTTTTGTGGCCCCCACAGACTTTCAGCAAGGCGAAGGATACCGAATTATTTTTGTTCATGTTCCTGCAAGCTGGATGTCCATGTTTATTTATTGCGTCATGGCCTTTTGGTCAGCTCTCGGTTTTATATTAAATACTCGCTTATCCGGCATGATGACTCAAGCCTTAGCACCAACTGGGGCTATGTTTGCTTTTCTCTCTTTGGTGACTGGTTCTCTCTGGGGTAAGCCCATGTGGGGGACTTGGTGGGTATGGGATGCGCGCTTAACCTCTCAATTAATTTTATTTTTCTTATATTTGGGCTTTCTTGCACTGACCTCAGCGATTGACGACCCACGTCGTCGTGATAAAGCTGGCGCTATCTTGTCATTAGTGGGAGTTGTTAATATTCCCATTATTTATTTTTCTGTTATTTGGTGGAATACCCTCCATCAAGGTGCCACGGTTTCCATGACTAAAGCCCCTACCATGGCGCATACCATGCTAATGGGTATGTTAATTATGGCGTTGGCTTTTTGGGGGTACACCATAGCTATTGTATTAAAACGTGTACGTTGTATTATTCTAGAACGTGAAATTGCTAGTGAATGGGTTAAGAAAAATGCATTGGAATAG
- the ccmE gene encoding cytochrome c maturation protein CcmE has protein sequence MKPRQKRIMFIVGGMLVLAVAATFVVKAFRSNLVFFYTPTQIADGQAPHDKAFRIGGLVKQGSLKHEGVISYFVVTDTRKDFPVSYTGILPDLFKEGRGVVAEGKLGNNGVFVASEVLAKHDSNYMPPEAKAALDQAKQVEETTKTLKMN, from the coding sequence GTGAAACCGCGTCAAAAACGTATTATGTTTATTGTTGGCGGCATGCTAGTGCTTGCCGTTGCAGCAACCTTTGTTGTCAAAGCGTTTCGCAGTAATCTTGTATTTTTTTATACTCCAACACAAATTGCCGATGGCCAAGCACCCCATGACAAAGCCTTTCGTATTGGTGGATTAGTGAAACAAGGCTCTTTGAAACACGAAGGGGTTATCTCTTATTTTGTGGTCACTGATACCCGTAAAGATTTTCCAGTCAGCTATACCGGTATTTTGCCTGATTTATTCAAGGAAGGACGGGGAGTCGTGGCAGAAGGAAAGCTTGGTAATAATGGCGTCTTTGTGGCTTCAGAAGTCTTAGCAAAACATGATTCAAACTATATGCCACCAGAAGCTAAGGCAGCTCTAGATCAAGCTAAACAAGTTGAAGAAACCACTAAAACACTCAAAATGAATTAA
- a CDS encoding DUF2721 domain-containing protein: protein MNNLEPSFLSQGIQLALAPVFLLTAVATLVSALTSRLSRVVDRSRFLQGLLKDEIHPHYDKEDYRKELGHLALRGKLINVSMALVVFCGLSIGLTVLGLFVSETASGRLQLSHVVLNTFVVGIGSFVLSLLCLLIEVFVASYSIRYKES from the coding sequence ATGAATAATTTAGAACCTTCTTTCTTAAGCCAAGGTATACAACTAGCCTTAGCGCCCGTGTTTTTATTAACTGCCGTGGCAACCTTAGTATCAGCACTGACCTCACGCTTATCGCGCGTTGTGGATCGCTCACGTTTTTTACAGGGTTTATTAAAAGACGAAATTCATCCACATTATGATAAAGAGGACTATCGAAAAGAATTAGGACACCTTGCTCTGCGCGGAAAACTTATTAATGTTTCCATGGCATTAGTGGTTTTTTGTGGGTTATCTATCGGCCTTACTGTGTTAGGCCTATTTGTTAGTGAGACAGCCTCAGGACGCTTGCAGCTGTCCCACGTGGTATTAAATACTTTCGTTGTAGGGATTGGCTCATTTGTATTGTCATTGCTGTGTTTATTGATTGAAGTATTTGTGGCCTCTTATTCAATTCGATATAAAGAATCTTAG
- a CDS encoding heme lyase CcmF/NrfE family subunit, whose translation MIPELGHFSLIVALCLSLFLSFFSLAGAQRGSALWIALSRPMAILLFLTVGLSFVCLAYAFITNDFSVLYVSQHSNSQLPVQYKLSAVWGGHEGSLLLWVLLLTLWTAAVAVFSQRLPDPVVSRVLGVLALVVLGFLLFILLTSNPFDRLIPAATEGRDLNPLLQDPGLVYHPPMLYMGYVGFSVAFAFAIAALISGKLDAAWARWSRPWTLAAWIFLTLGICFGSHWAYYELGWGGWWFWDPVENASFMPWLMGTALIHSLVVTEKRGAFKRWTVLLAISAFSLSLLGTFIVRSGVLTSVHAFASDPKRGIFVLIFLAFVIGGSLTLFAWRAPKVGDGGTFKLVSRETFLLVNNVLLVVAAASVLLGTIYPMIVDAMNMGKISVGPPYFDLVFVPLMLPLLLVLPLGTASNWKRDKIWQLIKDLRWDFVIALVVGGVTPVLMGQFHLMSAVGIAVAAWIILAVTKQLWAWRKMSQIPSWFWGMQLAHFGLALFVIGVTMVKSYELERDVKMGPGDTLTVDGTTFRLVGIEQVPGPNYSAVRGTVTYANNGQLDGQLFPEKRSYFSSAMPTTEAAIHSSLSRDIYVSLGQPLGDGSWSMRVYVKPFVNWIWGGCIFMALGGILAASDKRYRIQAKREKKIA comes from the coding sequence ATGATTCCAGAACTTGGCCACTTTTCACTTATCGTTGCTTTGTGTTTGTCTTTGTTTTTATCGTTTTTTTCTCTTGCGGGCGCGCAGAGAGGCTCAGCGTTGTGGATTGCATTATCTCGACCTATGGCAATATTGCTTTTCTTGACGGTGGGATTGTCATTTGTTTGTCTAGCCTACGCATTCATTACTAATGATTTTTCCGTGTTGTATGTCTCACAACACTCTAACTCGCAACTTCCTGTTCAATATAAATTGTCTGCGGTATGGGGTGGTCATGAGGGATCATTGCTCTTATGGGTGTTACTCTTAACTCTTTGGACTGCTGCCGTGGCAGTGTTTTCTCAGCGCCTGCCTGATCCAGTTGTATCAAGAGTATTAGGTGTACTGGCATTAGTTGTACTAGGTTTCTTATTGTTTATTTTATTAACGTCTAACCCCTTTGATCGATTAATCCCAGCTGCAACTGAGGGACGAGATTTAAATCCATTGCTACAGGATCCTGGCTTGGTTTACCACCCACCTATGCTGTATATGGGATATGTGGGCTTTTCGGTAGCTTTTGCTTTTGCTATTGCTGCGTTGATTTCTGGGAAACTCGATGCAGCATGGGCTAGATGGTCACGTCCATGGACTCTAGCAGCGTGGATTTTCTTGACACTAGGCATTTGCTTTGGATCCCATTGGGCTTATTACGAATTAGGATGGGGTGGTTGGTGGTTTTGGGATCCAGTGGAAAATGCATCATTTATGCCTTGGTTGATGGGAACAGCGCTAATTCATTCTTTAGTCGTGACAGAGAAAAGAGGCGCTTTTAAACGCTGGACTGTATTACTTGCAATCAGTGCTTTTTCTTTATCTTTGTTAGGTACTTTTATTGTACGCTCAGGAGTACTTACATCAGTACACGCTTTTGCCTCTGATCCTAAACGCGGTATTTTTGTCTTGATATTTTTAGCTTTTGTTATTGGCGGGTCATTAACACTCTTTGCTTGGCGCGCTCCTAAGGTGGGTGATGGCGGTACCTTTAAACTTGTCTCACGAGAAACGTTTCTGTTAGTTAATAACGTGTTGTTGGTGGTGGCTGCGGCCTCTGTACTATTAGGAACCATCTACCCAATGATCGTTGATGCCATGAACATGGGGAAAATCTCGGTAGGCCCTCCTTATTTTGATTTGGTTTTTGTACCATTAATGTTACCGTTGCTATTGGTTTTACCTCTTGGAACAGCCTCTAATTGGAAGCGCGATAAAATCTGGCAATTGATTAAGGATTTACGCTGGGACTTCGTGATTGCATTGGTGGTGGGGGGAGTCACTCCAGTCTTAATGGGACAATTTCATCTCATGTCTGCTGTGGGTATTGCTGTGGCCGCTTGGATCATTCTTGCGGTAACCAAACAACTCTGGGCGTGGCGAAAGATGTCACAAATTCCTTCTTGGTTTTGGGGAATGCAACTTGCTCACTTTGGCTTGGCGTTATTTGTGATTGGTGTCACCATGGTTAAAAGCTATGAGTTAGAGCGCGATGTGAAAATGGGCCCTGGAGATACATTAACGGTTGACGGCACTACTTTTAGATTGGTAGGCATTGAGCAGGTGCCTGGGCCTAATTATTCAGCTGTCAGAGGAACTGTCACCTACGCGAATAACGGTCAATTAGATGGCCAGCTTTTTCCAGAAAAACGCTCTTATTTTTCCTCTGCCATGCCCACCACAGAAGCTGCTATACATTCAAGCTTATCCCGTGATATTTATGTCTCTTTGGGACAACCATTGGGTGATGGTTCTTGGAGTATGAGAGTGTATGTCAAACCATTTGTTAATTGGATTTGGGGTGGATGCATCTTTATGGCCTTAGGGGGTATTCTAGCTGCCAGCGATAAACGCTATCGTATCCAGGCAAAACGGGAGAAAAAGATAGCATGA
- a CDS encoding heavy metal translocating P-type ATPase: MKKQLSISGMTCASCVAHVEGALLRVPGVNQAVVNLATESAEVSVVDDNVPGNIEAELVRAVVAAGYGAQLAKEDIFDQENERFALELAAERGELMGSILLSTPLVLSMLVSLFNINWMLPNWIAFLVATPVQFYYGRRFLKGAWRQLSHGSANMDVLVSLGTLAAFCLSTYQWLVLGGHETYFEASAVVITLVSLGKYLEHRARRQASEAIRSLQSLRPEMSRLIDPGRPVRFNRLIPTQYLMPGDRILVPAGERIGSDGLVDEGQSEVDESLITGESNPVLKRQGDQVIAGTLNGLGRLVITVTTPIGESVLAKIISRVIDAQANKPPIQRLVDRVSQVFVPVVLVIALITFILNFWYSKTWDLSLIRAVSVLVIACPCALGLATPVSIMVGTGLAAQKGILIRDASALEETHRIERVVFDKTGTLTEGAPQLVDVTVVPSLSKARALAISAGLQTGVTHPLSQAVLHYADKEGVVALPCKESIVLAGSGIEGVIVDKDGLTERYRLISLYRFKEWGGSLPEELNDGSYSEHTHAIYTQSVLALVTNDNQLTALALFLFTDPIRPEARDAILQLLSQSLSISMLSGDHHQSAWHVAKQLGITDVKAELTPELKLNALKEWQQHQHIVAMVGDGINDAPALAQANVGIAMGSGTDVANSAASVTLLRPDLRLVAEAIRLSRVTWRTIQQNLFWAFFYNVIGIPLAAMGYLSPVLAGFAMAFSSVTVVTNALLLRRK, from the coding sequence ATGAAAAAACAGCTGTCTATTTCTGGTATGACCTGTGCGTCCTGTGTGGCCCACGTAGAAGGGGCGCTCTTGCGGGTACCAGGGGTCAATCAAGCAGTGGTTAATCTGGCCACTGAGAGCGCTGAGGTGAGTGTCGTTGATGACAATGTGCCAGGCAATATAGAGGCAGAGTTAGTGCGCGCTGTGGTGGCAGCAGGTTATGGCGCTCAACTTGCTAAAGAGGATATATTTGATCAAGAAAATGAACGCTTTGCTCTAGAGTTAGCTGCTGAGCGAGGCGAGCTAATGGGTAGTATTCTTCTCTCAACCCCATTGGTACTGTCAATGCTGGTCTCTTTGTTTAATATCAACTGGATGTTACCTAATTGGATCGCCTTTTTGGTGGCAACGCCCGTACAGTTTTATTATGGTAGGCGCTTTTTAAAAGGAGCTTGGCGTCAACTTAGTCATGGCTCCGCCAACATGGATGTACTAGTAAGTCTTGGTACGCTTGCGGCTTTTTGTCTAAGTACATATCAATGGCTGGTATTAGGTGGTCACGAAACTTATTTTGAAGCCAGTGCAGTGGTGATTACTTTGGTATCTTTAGGTAAGTACTTAGAACATCGTGCAAGGCGGCAAGCCAGTGAAGCAATACGTTCTTTGCAATCCCTAAGACCCGAGATGTCTCGTCTAATTGATCCTGGTCGTCCAGTACGTTTTAATCGACTTATTCCTACCCAATACCTCATGCCAGGTGACCGTATTCTCGTTCCAGCAGGAGAGCGTATTGGTAGTGATGGTCTAGTGGATGAAGGGCAAAGTGAAGTGGATGAGTCATTGATAACAGGGGAGAGTAACCCTGTTTTAAAACGTCAAGGAGATCAAGTTATAGCCGGTACGTTAAATGGCTTGGGGCGTTTGGTTATTACAGTGACCACTCCTATTGGAGAGAGTGTATTAGCTAAAATTATTAGTAGAGTGATTGACGCCCAGGCTAATAAACCCCCTATTCAACGTTTGGTTGATCGTGTAAGTCAAGTATTTGTTCCAGTGGTACTGGTCATCGCACTGATCACATTTATACTTAACTTTTGGTACAGTAAAACGTGGGATTTGTCCTTAATAAGAGCAGTATCAGTGTTAGTTATTGCCTGTCCGTGTGCATTGGGTTTAGCCACACCGGTATCGATTATGGTAGGGACTGGACTGGCAGCGCAGAAGGGGATTCTTATTCGTGATGCCAGTGCCCTAGAGGAAACACACCGTATTGAACGTGTGGTATTTGATAAGACAGGAACCTTAACTGAAGGAGCTCCCCAGCTAGTTGATGTGACGGTAGTCCCTTCGTTGAGTAAAGCACGGGCGCTAGCAATTAGTGCAGGGCTTCAGACGGGGGTGACCCATCCTTTGTCTCAGGCGGTACTTCACTATGCAGATAAAGAAGGGGTTGTCGCATTACCTTGTAAAGAGTCAATTGTGCTCGCAGGCAGTGGGATAGAGGGAGTGATTGTTGATAAGGATGGACTAACAGAGCGCTATCGATTAATCAGCCTCTATCGCTTTAAGGAGTGGGGAGGAAGCCTACCTGAAGAACTCAATGATGGGTCTTATTCAGAGCACACTCACGCTATCTACACGCAATCTGTTTTGGCTTTAGTGACGAATGACAATCAACTTACTGCCTTGGCTCTATTTCTTTTTACAGATCCTATTCGTCCTGAAGCCCGGGATGCGATTCTGCAATTACTAAGTCAATCATTAAGTATTAGTATGCTCTCGGGAGATCATCACCAGTCGGCCTGGCATGTTGCTAAACAATTAGGTATTACTGATGTAAAGGCCGAACTCACTCCTGAGTTAAAACTCAACGCACTAAAAGAGTGGCAACAACATCAACATATTGTGGCTATGGTGGGTGATGGCATTAATGATGCTCCCGCACTAGCGCAAGCTAATGTGGGGATAGCCATGGGTTCTGGTACTGATGTAGCTAATTCTGCTGCATCTGTGACGCTACTGCGTCCCGATTTACGTTTGGTGGCAGAGGCCATACGTTTATCCCGTGTCACTTGGAGAACGATTCAACAAAATCTTTTTTGGGCATTTTTTTATAACGTTATTGGTATTCCATTGGCTGCTATGGGCTATTTGAGCCCAGTTCTCGCGGGCTTCGCCATGGCCTTCTCCTCCGTCACTGTGGTGACGAATGCACTATTATTGCGCCGCAAATAG
- a CDS encoding cytochrome c-type biogenesis protein, whose translation MKTLGTLLVALFISVSVLAKEATPVARDPVTEARLIDLSKDMRCLVCQNESLAASDADLAKDLRDQIRQLINQGKTDKEITDYMVQRYGNFIRYKPPVDATTYALWFGPFLLLLVGIGVLISVVRKRNSQSEEAPLSAQQQQHATELLRE comes from the coding sequence ATGAAAACACTAGGTACTCTTTTAGTTGCGCTATTTATCTCAGTCTCTGTTTTAGCCAAAGAAGCAACCCCTGTTGCCCGTGACCCTGTTACAGAGGCACGTCTTATTGATCTATCAAAGGATATGCGTTGTTTGGTCTGCCAAAATGAATCACTCGCTGCCTCCGATGCCGATCTCGCGAAAGATTTACGTGATCAGATTCGTCAATTGATTAATCAAGGTAAAACAGATAAAGAAATAACTGACTATATGGTTCAACGATATGGTAATTTTATCCGTTATAAACCCCCTGTTGATGCCACTACCTATGCTCTTTGGTTTGGCCCGTTCCTATTGCTATTAGTGGGTATCGGAGTATTGATTTCGGTAGTGCGAAAGCGTAATAGCCAATCAGAAGAAGCTCCTTTGTCAGCTCAACAACAACAACATGCCACAGAACTCTTACGTGAGTAA
- a CDS encoding DsbE family thiol:disulfide interchange protein has translation MKKPINFWYVIPLLVFIGLVAFMGLGLRHDPHEVPSPLINKSAPDFTLPQLGKSETFSPHDLLGQVWLLNVWASWCVSCRDEHPILLKFARDYSIPLIGLDYKDRPQDGEGWVTNYGNPYTKIAVDLDGRVGINYGVYGVPETYVIDKKGVIRYKQIGPITEDALKNTLLPLIKELQQ, from the coding sequence ATGAAAAAACCCATCAACTTTTGGTATGTGATTCCCTTATTGGTTTTTATTGGATTGGTGGCTTTCATGGGGTTAGGGTTACGCCATGATCCACATGAAGTCCCTTCTCCTTTAATTAACAAGAGCGCCCCTGACTTTACTTTGCCTCAATTAGGGAAGAGTGAAACCTTCTCTCCGCATGATTTATTAGGACAAGTATGGCTTCTAAATGTGTGGGCCTCTTGGTGTGTGTCGTGCCGCGATGAGCATCCGATTTTATTAAAATTTGCTCGTGACTACTCCATTCCTTTAATCGGCCTTGACTACAAAGACCGGCCGCAAGATGGTGAGGGTTGGGTGACGAATTATGGTAATCCTTATACTAAAATTGCTGTTGATTTAGATGGGCGTGTTGGTATTAATTATGGTGTGTATGGAGTACCAGAAACCTATGTGATCGATAAAAAAGGGGTGATTCGTTATAAGCAAATTGGCCCTATCACAGAGGATGCACTTAAAAATACCTTGTTACCTTTAATTAAAGAGCTACAACAATGA
- the ccmB gene encoding heme exporter protein CcmB, giving the protein MNLFSTIYCMARRDLTLALRHKTEILTALFFFVIVVNLLPLGVGPDPKLLSKIAPGVVWIGALLATLLGLPRLFAHDYQDGTLEQLSLSPRSFTLIVLGKIMAHWIVAGLPVVLITPLLGIQFNLSGPIIGVLMLTLVLGTPVLSLIGAIGAALTLGVRGGGVLLSLLILPLYIPVLIFGAGAAEAYRAGLDMTGYLWLLAALDLLALFFAPWVSAIALKVALE; this is encoded by the coding sequence ATGAATTTGTTCTCAACCATTTACTGTATGGCGCGTCGTGATTTGACTCTTGCGCTACGTCATAAAACAGAAATTCTTACTGCCCTGTTCTTTTTTGTGATTGTGGTCAACCTATTGCCGCTTGGTGTGGGACCAGACCCTAAATTACTGAGTAAAATAGCGCCTGGAGTAGTATGGATTGGTGCCCTCTTAGCAACGCTTTTAGGTCTACCACGTCTGTTCGCCCATGATTATCAAGACGGGACATTAGAGCAACTCTCCCTCTCTCCTCGCTCATTTACACTCATTGTACTTGGTAAAATCATGGCACACTGGATTGTAGCGGGGCTCCCTGTTGTACTAATTACCCCATTACTTGGAATTCAATTTAATTTATCTGGTCCAATTATTGGTGTATTAATGCTCACCTTAGTGTTAGGTACCCCGGTATTGTCGCTAATTGGAGCCATTGGTGCTGCACTCACTTTAGGCGTACGTGGTGGTGGAGTACTGTTATCATTACTCATTTTGCCTCTGTATATTCCTGTCCTCATTTTTGGGGCAGGAGCGGCGGAAGCCTATCGAGCTGGACTTGATATGACAGGATACTTGTGGTTATTGGCAGCGCTAGATTTATTGGCTTTATTTTTTGCCCCTTGGGTGAGCGCTATTGCCCTCAAGGTTGCTTTGGAGTAG
- the ccmA gene encoding cytochrome c biogenesis heme-transporting ATPase CcmA has protein sequence MNLSVKDLSCQRGERLLFEHVSFQLEPHQWCHVTGENGAGKTSLLRLCAGLSSPLSGSISWGGVNIPDDLDGFHKDLLYLGHASGLKEELTPLENLTLMSQIDGQPATEDTILSVLSFWGLAGREDLPVRVLSAGQRRRVLLSRLLLKSCPLWILDEPFNALDKKAINTLYDLLTNHVSKGGLLLVTSHQPMEMAEGIVLSL, from the coding sequence ATGAATTTGTCAGTGAAAGATCTTAGTTGCCAGCGCGGTGAGCGTTTATTGTTTGAGCATGTTTCCTTTCAATTGGAGCCTCATCAATGGTGTCACGTTACAGGCGAAAATGGTGCCGGGAAAACCAGTTTATTAAGACTGTGTGCCGGGCTAAGCTCGCCACTATCAGGTAGTATTTCTTGGGGGGGAGTCAATATCCCTGATGATCTGGATGGCTTTCACAAAGATCTTTTGTATCTTGGTCATGCCAGTGGATTAAAAGAAGAGTTAACTCCATTAGAAAACCTCACGCTCATGAGCCAAATTGATGGCCAGCCTGCCACGGAAGACACTATTTTAAGTGTTCTATCCTTTTGGGGATTAGCAGGACGTGAGGACTTACCTGTCAGAGTCTTATCAGCAGGACAACGTCGTCGTGTTTTATTATCCCGTTTGTTATTAAAATCCTGTCCATTATGGATTTTAGATGAGCCCTTCAATGCTCTTGATAAAAAGGCTATCAATACACTCTATGACTTGTTGACCAACCATGTATCTAAAGGTGGATTATTACTGGTTACCAGTCATCAACCCATGGAAATGGCTGAAGGAATTGTATTGAGCCTATGA